From one Micromonospora siamensis genomic stretch:
- a CDS encoding nucleoside deaminase — protein MRRALDIAVTGPELPAERAGADPPATGAAVDDVPVGAVVYGPDGAELAVGRNERELTGDPTAHAEVLALRRAAERLGRWRLDDCTLVVTLEPCTMCAGAIVLARISTVVFGAWEPKTGAAGSLWDVLRDRRLNHRPEVYPGVLAAENATVLRAFFR, from the coding sequence ATGCGTCGGGCCCTGGACATCGCCGTCACCGGCCCGGAGCTGCCCGCCGAGCGCGCGGGCGCCGACCCGCCGGCCACCGGCGCGGCGGTCGACGACGTGCCCGTGGGCGCGGTCGTCTACGGCCCGGACGGCGCCGAACTGGCCGTCGGGCGCAACGAACGCGAGCTGACCGGCGACCCCACCGCCCACGCCGAGGTGCTGGCGCTGCGCCGGGCCGCCGAACGGCTGGGCCGCTGGCGGCTGGACGACTGCACCCTCGTGGTGACCCTGGAACCCTGCACCATGTGCGCCGGCGCGATCGTGCTGGCCCGGATCTCGACGGTCGTCTTCGGCGCCTGGGAACCCAAGACCGGGGCCGCCGGCTCGCTGTGGGACGTGCTCCGCGACCGCCGCCTCAACCACCGTCCCGAGGTCTACCCCGGCGTCCTCGCCGCCGAGAACGCCACCGTCCTGCGCGCCTTCTTCCGGTGA
- a CDS encoding Uma2 family endonuclease, translating into MAMPMRFDPLVDLDGMWTTQLAERYLPLPELPDARYECIDARLVMTPAEVGTNSFGEGRLIRLLGPTAEAAGCYVYGQVNLTFAPQRWIQPDVTILHDLPKTDEEDRWIPAHLCTMAVEFVSPSSRRQDFIDKPRRCAEGGVPYFMRVEISRRLRHVAVELSTIGEFGGYDPVAQAVSGQRLRADLPFPIDFDPADLLP; encoded by the coding sequence ATGGCCATGCCCATGCGTTTCGACCCGCTCGTAGACCTCGACGGGATGTGGACCACCCAGCTCGCGGAGCGCTACCTCCCGCTACCGGAACTGCCCGATGCACGGTACGAGTGCATCGACGCAAGGCTGGTCATGACACCCGCTGAGGTTGGCACGAACAGTTTCGGTGAGGGCAGGCTGATTCGCCTTCTCGGGCCAACCGCCGAGGCCGCCGGCTGCTACGTGTACGGGCAGGTGAACCTGACCTTCGCGCCGCAGCGCTGGATCCAGCCGGACGTCACGATCCTGCACGACCTTCCGAAGACCGACGAGGAGGACCGCTGGATCCCGGCCCACCTGTGCACGATGGCCGTCGAGTTCGTTTCGCCGAGCAGCCGCCGACAGGACTTCATCGACAAGCCGCGTCGCTGCGCCGAGGGTGGGGTGCCGTACTTCATGCGGGTCGAGATCTCCCGCCGGTTGAGGCACGTGGCGGTCGAACTCTCCACCATTGGCGAATTTGGTGGCTACGACCCTGTCGCGCAGGCAGTCAGCGGACAACGGCTCCGCGCGGACCTGCCGTTCCCGATCGACTTCGATCCGGCCGATCTGCTGCCCTGA
- a CDS encoding M23 family metallopeptidase, translating into MATAEQPAPTTSRAKPSARPTPSASPSPRRTDVRRVFPVRADDVDYHPTHSGYPGTDIFADCGEPFLAVTDGQVLEVSRVDRYSRSGPQGPYNGGLSVSLLGDDGVRYYGSHLSRVVDGVEAGTRVRAGQQLGRVGRTGNANNVCHVHFGLSPKCSGHDDWWIRRGVVWPARYLDSWRRGGNRSPVAEVTSWQRERGCPRTAPSNGGAG; encoded by the coding sequence ATGGCCACCGCGGAGCAGCCGGCGCCGACGACGAGCCGGGCGAAGCCGTCGGCCCGGCCGACGCCCTCGGCGTCGCCGAGCCCGCGCCGGACCGACGTGCGCCGGGTCTTCCCGGTACGCGCGGACGACGTCGACTACCACCCGACCCACTCGGGTTACCCGGGCACCGACATCTTCGCCGACTGCGGTGAGCCGTTCCTGGCGGTGACCGACGGGCAGGTGCTGGAGGTGTCCCGGGTCGACCGGTACAGCCGCTCCGGCCCGCAGGGGCCGTACAACGGCGGGCTGTCGGTGTCGCTGCTCGGCGACGACGGGGTGCGCTACTACGGCTCCCACCTGAGCCGGGTCGTCGACGGCGTCGAGGCGGGAACCCGGGTCCGCGCCGGCCAGCAGCTGGGCCGGGTGGGTCGGACGGGCAACGCGAACAACGTCTGCCACGTGCACTTCGGCCTGTCGCCGAAGTGCTCGGGGCACGACGACTGGTGGATCCGGCGGGGCGTGGTGTGGCCGGCGCGCTACCTCGACTCCTGGCGCCGGGGCGGCAACCGCTCGCCGGTGGCGGAGGTGACCTCCTGGCAGCGAGAGCGGGGCTGCCCGAGGACCGCGCCGTCCAACGGCGGAGCCGGCTGA
- a CDS encoding DUF885 domain-containing protein, with product MGRIDDLANRYVTDWAPLSPSGATYVGISGYDDQLDDLSPEGYAARADLTRRTLADLDVTEPESERERTAKEAMQERLGLELARYDAGEVTSEVSVIVSGLHEIRMVFDLMPTGTDDAKANIAARLNKLAGALEGYKTTLREAADAGQISSKVQLVEVAKQCDTWVDPDGDNFYHGLVERLGADGALGAELRRGAAAATAATAEFGQFLRTELAPRGRDKQAAGRERYELASQYFLGAKVDLDETYAWGFAELARLEADMRTVAARIVGPGATVDEAVAALDADPARTIQGKEAFRDWMQALADKAISELHGTHFDIPEQVRRIECCLAPTSDGAIYYTGPSEDFSRPGRMWWAVPQGITDFSTWREVTTVYHEGVPGHHLQVAQTAVRAELLNRWQRLLCWVSGHGEGWALYSERLMDELGYLDDPGDKLGMLDGQAFRAARVIVDIGMHLELEIPKDNPFGFHPGERWTPELGWEFMRAHCRVPDENLRFELNRYLGWPGQAPSYKVGERIWLQARDEAKARKGADFDLKEFHRQALDLGSLGLDPLRRALGRL from the coding sequence GTGGGACGAATCGATGACCTCGCGAACCGGTACGTGACCGACTGGGCGCCGCTGAGCCCGAGCGGCGCGACCTATGTCGGCATCTCCGGCTACGACGACCAGCTCGACGACCTGTCGCCGGAGGGGTACGCGGCCCGCGCCGACCTGACCCGGCGCACGCTGGCCGACCTGGACGTCACCGAGCCGGAGTCGGAGCGGGAGCGGACCGCCAAGGAGGCGATGCAGGAGCGCCTCGGCCTGGAGCTGGCCCGCTACGACGCCGGGGAGGTGACCAGCGAGGTCAGCGTGATCGTCAGCGGCCTGCACGAGATCCGGATGGTCTTCGACCTGATGCCGACCGGCACCGACGACGCGAAGGCCAACATCGCCGCCCGGCTCAACAAGCTGGCCGGCGCGCTGGAGGGCTACAAGACCACGCTGCGCGAGGCGGCCGACGCCGGGCAGATCAGTTCCAAGGTCCAGCTGGTCGAGGTGGCCAAGCAGTGCGACACCTGGGTCGACCCGGACGGCGACAACTTCTACCACGGGCTGGTCGAGCGGCTGGGCGCCGACGGGGCGCTCGGCGCCGAGCTGCGCCGCGGCGCGGCGGCGGCGACCGCGGCGACCGCCGAGTTCGGGCAGTTCCTGCGCACCGAGTTGGCGCCGCGCGGCCGGGACAAGCAGGCCGCCGGGCGGGAACGCTACGAGCTGGCCTCGCAGTACTTCCTCGGTGCCAAGGTCGACCTCGACGAGACGTACGCCTGGGGGTTCGCGGAGCTGGCCCGCCTGGAGGCCGACATGCGGACGGTGGCCGCGCGGATCGTCGGCCCGGGCGCGACCGTCGACGAGGCGGTCGCCGCGCTGGACGCGGACCCGGCCCGGACCATCCAGGGCAAGGAGGCGTTCCGGGACTGGATGCAGGCGCTCGCCGACAAGGCGATCAGCGAGCTGCACGGCACCCACTTCGACATCCCGGAGCAGGTCCGGCGGATCGAGTGCTGCCTCGCCCCGACCAGCGACGGCGCGATCTACTACACCGGCCCGAGCGAGGACTTCTCCCGTCCGGGGCGGATGTGGTGGGCGGTGCCGCAGGGCATCACCGACTTCTCCACCTGGCGCGAGGTGACGACGGTCTACCACGAGGGCGTGCCGGGCCACCACCTCCAGGTGGCGCAGACGGCCGTCCGGGCCGAGCTGCTCAACCGCTGGCAGCGGCTGCTGTGCTGGGTCTCCGGGCACGGCGAGGGCTGGGCGCTCTACTCCGAGCGGCTGATGGACGAGCTGGGCTACCTGGACGACCCGGGCGACAAGCTCGGCATGCTCGACGGACAGGCGTTCCGGGCCGCCCGGGTGATCGTCGACATCGGCATGCACCTGGAGCTGGAGATCCCGAAGGACAACCCGTTCGGCTTCCACCCGGGTGAGCGGTGGACGCCGGAGCTGGGCTGGGAGTTCATGCGGGCGCACTGCCGGGTGCCGGACGAGAACCTGCGCTTCGAGCTCAACCGCTACCTGGGCTGGCCGGGACAGGCGCCGTCGTACAAGGTGGGCGAGCGGATCTGGTTGCAGGCCCGCGACGAGGCGAAGGCCCGCAAGGGCGCCGACTTCGACCTCAAGGAGTTCCACCGGCAGGCCCTCGACCTGGGCTCGCTCGGTCTGGACCCGCTGCGCCGGGCGCTCGGCCGGCTCTGA
- a CDS encoding DMT family transporter, which produces MNAATTPDKAPLRSWLPGFLALAAIWGSSFLFIKVGIRELHPLQLTLYRVAAGAITLLVVLALLRDRLPREPRIWAHLFVVAALGVALPFTLFGFGEQRVESMLAGIWNATTPLIVLPMAVLVFRTERLTLRSAAGLGLGFLGVLVVLGIWEGVGGAHFTGQLMCFGAAACYGVAIPYQKRFVAGSSHSGLSLSAVQLLLATLQLAVVAPLVAGAPPVPTDLSGEVLASVLALGALGTGLAFVINMRNIRVAGASTASTVTYLIPVFAVLIGALALGERLNWHQPVGALVVLAGVAVTQGLVGRRRRRPVPAGTPAVPAAEPAGRR; this is translated from the coding sequence GTGAACGCCGCCACCACCCCTGACAAGGCGCCGCTGCGCAGCTGGCTGCCGGGCTTCCTCGCGCTCGCCGCGATCTGGGGCTCGAGCTTCCTGTTCATCAAGGTCGGCATCCGTGAGCTGCACCCGCTCCAGCTCACCCTCTACCGGGTCGCCGCCGGTGCGATCACCCTGCTCGTGGTGCTGGCGCTGCTGCGCGACCGGCTGCCCCGCGAGCCGCGGATCTGGGCGCACCTGTTCGTGGTGGCGGCCCTCGGCGTGGCGCTCCCGTTCACCCTCTTCGGCTTCGGCGAACAGCGGGTCGAGTCGATGCTGGCCGGGATCTGGAACGCCACCACGCCGCTGATCGTGCTGCCGATGGCGGTGCTGGTGTTCCGCACCGAGCGGCTGACCCTGCGCAGTGCCGCCGGCCTGGGGCTGGGCTTCCTGGGCGTGCTGGTGGTGCTGGGCATCTGGGAGGGCGTCGGCGGAGCCCACTTCACCGGCCAGCTGATGTGCTTCGGCGCGGCGGCCTGCTACGGCGTCGCCATTCCGTACCAGAAGCGGTTCGTCGCCGGGAGCAGCCACTCCGGCCTGTCGCTGTCGGCGGTGCAGTTGCTGCTGGCCACCCTCCAGCTCGCCGTGGTGGCGCCGCTGGTGGCCGGGGCGCCGCCGGTGCCCACCGACCTGTCCGGCGAGGTGCTGGCCAGCGTGCTGGCGCTCGGCGCGCTCGGCACCGGGCTGGCCTTCGTGATCAACATGCGGAACATCCGGGTGGCCGGGGCGAGCACCGCCTCCACAGTGACCTACCTGATCCCGGTCTTCGCGGTGCTGATCGGCGCGCTGGCCCTCGGCGAGCGGCTGAACTGGCACCAGCCGGTCGGCGCGCTGGTCGTGCTGGCCGGGGTCGCGGTCACCCAGGGCCTGGTCGGTCGGCGTCGCCGCCGGCCCGTTCCCGCCGGCACCCCGGCCGTCCCCGCGGCGGAGCCGGCCGGCCGGCGCTGA
- a CDS encoding PHP domain-containing protein: MSRDPIADLRRIAFLLERANEATYRVRAFRSAAKALAALPAGEVAQRARGGTLTELPGVGDVTARCVAESLAGEEPVYLRRLVATEGTDLDAAATALREALRGDCHTHSDWSDGGSPIEEMALAAVELGHEYVVLTDHSPRLKVARGLTAERLRRQLDQVAAINDALPKGFRILTGIEVDILADGSLDQNEELLARLDVVVGSVHSGLNDERAKMTRRMLTAVANPHLDILGHCTGRMVASRPAGVKGPGDRAHRARTRAESDFDADAVFAACTEHDVAVEINSRPERQDPPKRLIRRALEAGCRFAIDTDAHAPGQLDWQRFGCERAALCGVPADRVVNTWTAARLVKWTSSRG, encoded by the coding sequence ATGAGCCGGGATCCCATCGCCGACCTGCGCCGGATCGCGTTCCTGCTGGAACGGGCCAACGAGGCCACCTACCGGGTCCGGGCGTTCCGCTCGGCAGCCAAGGCGCTGGCCGCGCTGCCCGCCGGAGAGGTGGCCCAGCGGGCGCGCGGCGGCACGCTCACCGAGCTGCCCGGCGTCGGCGACGTCACGGCCCGCTGCGTGGCCGAGTCGCTGGCCGGCGAGGAGCCGGTCTACCTACGCCGGCTGGTCGCCACCGAGGGCACCGACCTGGACGCCGCGGCGACCGCGCTGCGGGAGGCGCTGCGCGGTGACTGCCACACCCACTCCGACTGGTCCGACGGCGGGTCACCGATCGAGGAGATGGCGCTCGCCGCGGTCGAACTGGGTCACGAGTACGTGGTGCTCACCGACCACTCCCCCCGACTGAAGGTGGCCCGGGGCCTGACCGCGGAGCGGCTGCGCCGCCAGCTCGACCAGGTCGCGGCGATCAACGACGCGCTGCCGAAGGGCTTCCGCATCCTCACCGGCATCGAGGTGGACATCCTCGCAGACGGCTCGCTGGACCAAAACGAGGAGCTGCTGGCCCGCCTCGACGTGGTGGTCGGCTCGGTGCACAGCGGGCTGAACGACGAGCGGGCGAAGATGACCCGGCGGATGCTGACCGCCGTCGCCAATCCGCACCTGGACATCCTCGGGCACTGCACCGGGCGGATGGTGGCCTCCCGGCCGGCCGGGGTGAAGGGGCCGGGCGACCGGGCGCACCGGGCGCGTACCCGGGCGGAGAGCGACTTCGACGCGGACGCCGTGTTCGCCGCGTGCACCGAGCACGACGTCGCCGTGGAGATCAACTCCCGGCCGGAGCGGCAGGACCCGCCGAAGCGGCTGATCCGCCGGGCGCTGGAGGCGGGCTGCCGGTTCGCGATCGACACCGACGCGCACGCCCCCGGGCAGCTCGACTGGCAGCGGTTCGGCTGCGAACGCGCGGCGCTGTGCGGGGTGCCGGCGGACCGGGTGGTCAACACGTGGACCGCTGCCCGCCTGGTGAAGTGGACCAGCTCGCGCGGCTGA
- a CDS encoding tRNA adenosine deaminase-associated protein, with product MSYFAAAVVRVEGGWTAAEVSLRGATDLDEVAERLRDVEPDADLSLLFVEADDAYLVVMRLDDGEDLRVFGSDSAFAEESRLGALLVGDLKASVTGLDDTDEPRPAAASGGDEESDQPAVDPEADPVGDADLLADLGISAQRLLNLCAREGMMPADVTAEVCQVLGCADEVEELREV from the coding sequence GTGTCGTACTTCGCTGCCGCGGTGGTGCGCGTCGAGGGCGGCTGGACCGCCGCCGAGGTGAGCCTGCGGGGCGCCACCGACCTGGACGAGGTGGCCGAGCGCCTGCGCGACGTCGAACCCGACGCCGACCTGTCCCTGCTCTTCGTCGAGGCCGACGACGCGTACCTGGTGGTCATGCGGCTGGACGACGGCGAGGACCTGCGGGTCTTCGGCTCCGACTCGGCGTTCGCCGAGGAGTCCCGGCTCGGCGCCCTGCTGGTCGGCGACCTGAAGGCCTCGGTGACCGGGCTGGACGACACCGACGAGCCGCGCCCGGCCGCCGCGTCCGGCGGCGACGAGGAGAGCGACCAGCCGGCCGTCGACCCGGAGGCCGACCCGGTGGGCGACGCCGACCTCCTCGCCGACCTGGGCATCTCCGCCCAGCGCCTGCTCAACCTCTGTGCCCGGGAGGGCATGATGCCCGCCGACGTCACCGCCGAGGTGTGCCAGGTGCTCGGCTGCGCCGACGAGGTCGAGGAGCTGCGTGAGGTCTGA
- a CDS encoding dihydrofolate reductase family protein — protein MTKVTAQLSVSLDGFYAGPRHNGDGDWMESAEAAAFFRVTRWVTDAMAWRERQGFTGGVRDTNSEIIAETFEAAGAYVMGRRMADGGEVPWGDEPPFRAPVFVVTHRPRETLVRQGGTSFTYVTDGVAEAVERARAVAGGKNVAIAGGGSLVRQVLRAGLLDELELHVVPVVLGEGLRLLDADLDLDVKEAIELTPVRVVPTPEATHIRYRVEGRAPLLLDDRGSGGGPTTTR, from the coding sequence ATGACCAAGGTGACCGCGCAACTGTCCGTGTCGCTCGACGGCTTCTACGCGGGGCCGCGGCACAACGGCGACGGCGACTGGATGGAGTCGGCGGAGGCCGCCGCGTTCTTCCGGGTCACCCGCTGGGTCACCGACGCGATGGCGTGGCGGGAACGGCAGGGCTTCACCGGCGGCGTACGGGACACCAACTCCGAGATCATCGCCGAGACGTTCGAGGCGGCCGGGGCGTACGTGATGGGCCGCCGGATGGCCGACGGCGGCGAGGTGCCGTGGGGCGACGAACCGCCGTTCCGCGCGCCCGTCTTCGTGGTCACCCACCGGCCCCGGGAGACCCTGGTCCGGCAGGGCGGCACCAGCTTCACGTACGTCACCGACGGGGTCGCCGAGGCCGTCGAGCGGGCGCGTGCCGTGGCCGGCGGGAAGAACGTCGCCATCGCCGGCGGCGGCAGCCTGGTCCGCCAGGTGCTCCGGGCCGGGCTCCTCGACGAACTGGAGCTGCACGTCGTACCCGTGGTGCTCGGCGAGGGCCTGCGCCTGCTCGACGCGGACCTCGACCTCGACGTGAAGGAGGCGATCGAGCTGACGCCCGTCCGCGTCGTCCCCACCCCCGAGGCCACCCACATCCGCTACCGCGTCGAGGGCCGCGCCCCGCTCCTGCTCGACGACCGGGGCAGCGGCGGCGGTCCGACCACCACGCGGTGA
- a CDS encoding glycosyl hydrolase — MKPPAPHRSWALAATTALALVLGGLTVVNASTAEAATVGAGSYTTDRVGPLPSGCGDLTTNPRQYATANAPAGPIPTNDWWSSLLWKKTNCSYSEPLHAHPVSYQAFSDGLGFSAPSTAAITGTSTGVGEYKFAYSEDFRVGVAAMGVPVVKVDDWSDWTVTPYWSDGVRTMRATIGHGLPFSYFQTSGGDAVINPTGGSATVWSNSGATIGFTVKGHDYVAYAPTGATWSVANGRISSSLAGKGYFSIALLPTTPTTDAASRTELATTYGRYAHAHVTGTRVGYTYDQASSTVNTTYAFTTKAMEGTDTATVVSLYPHQWKALTGSTPLTLTYPSARGRMKVLAGISQFRTSMKFHGVLPELPAVGTGSGADLAQLKDQLAALRGNPMDQRGGDTYWTGKGLGRAARIAEIADLVGDTETRTAALNAIKSTLTDWFTASQGKTAKVFYYDKNWGTMIGYPASYGSDQELNDHHFHYGYYIAAAATLAKFDPAWASTAQYGGMVDLLIRDANNYSREDTRFPYLRDFDIYAGHDWASGHGSFNAGNNQESSSEGMNFANALIQWGQATGNTAVRDAGIFIYTTQAAAIQEYWFDADDENFPANFGHSTVGMVWGDGGAYATWFSADPEMIQGINMLPVTGGHLYLGYNPAYNKTNYAELVRNNGGEPTVWQDIAWQFLALGDPDAALSKLRANPGYTPEEGESRAHTFHWIRNLAALGQVDTSITANHPLAAVFNRNGARTYVASNITANPLTVTFSDGTSLTVAAGKTATTGASTWSGGNATGGVDTTTPPTTVPPSTTPPATTPPATTPPATTPPATTPPATTPPATSSPTQYLLGGGAMGAAAASGTTSVSSAGGANWDGTPHNPVVFTSTGLNLTYTGGQTNLDLFLDANQAVGNGVQARVSYDLTGDGTFDRVETYRYFPTDPVPGWEHYTQNQGLLSSTGTLGNLANGTVKVEVWSAIGVNPTTLGTGDQSVVKLPFS, encoded by the coding sequence GTGAAACCTCCTGCACCACACCGCTCCTGGGCCCTTGCCGCCACCACCGCACTGGCCCTCGTCCTCGGCGGCCTGACCGTCGTAAACGCCTCGACCGCCGAAGCCGCCACCGTGGGGGCCGGCAGCTACACCACCGACCGGGTGGGGCCACTCCCCTCCGGCTGCGGTGATCTCACCACCAACCCCCGTCAGTACGCCACGGCCAACGCGCCGGCCGGCCCGATCCCCACCAACGACTGGTGGTCGTCGCTGCTGTGGAAGAAGACCAACTGCTCGTACAGCGAGCCGCTGCACGCGCATCCGGTCTCCTACCAGGCGTTCAGCGACGGCCTCGGCTTCTCGGCCCCGTCCACCGCCGCCATCACCGGCACGTCCACCGGCGTCGGCGAGTACAAGTTCGCGTACTCCGAGGACTTCCGGGTCGGCGTCGCCGCGATGGGCGTCCCGGTGGTGAAGGTCGACGACTGGTCCGACTGGACGGTCACCCCGTACTGGAGTGACGGGGTCCGGACCATGCGGGCCACCATCGGCCACGGCCTGCCGTTCTCCTACTTCCAGACCAGCGGCGGCGACGCCGTGATCAACCCGACCGGCGGCAGCGCGACGGTCTGGTCCAACAGCGGAGCCACCATCGGCTTCACCGTCAAGGGCCACGACTACGTCGCGTACGCCCCGACCGGCGCGACCTGGAGCGTCGCGAACGGCCGGATCTCGTCGAGCCTGGCCGGCAAGGGCTACTTCTCCATCGCGCTGCTGCCCACCACGCCGACCACCGACGCCGCCTCCCGCACCGAGCTGGCCACCACCTACGGCCGGTACGCCCACGCGCACGTCACCGGCACCCGCGTCGGGTACACCTACGACCAGGCCAGCAGCACGGTGAACACCACCTACGCCTTCACCACGAAGGCCATGGAGGGCACCGACACGGCGACCGTGGTGAGCCTCTACCCGCACCAGTGGAAGGCGCTCACCGGCTCCACCCCGCTCACCCTCACCTACCCGTCCGCACGGGGCCGGATGAAGGTGCTGGCCGGGATCTCACAGTTCCGTACCTCGATGAAGTTCCACGGGGTGCTCCCCGAGCTGCCCGCCGTGGGCACCGGCAGCGGCGCCGACCTGGCCCAGCTGAAGGACCAGCTCGCCGCGCTGCGCGGCAACCCGATGGACCAGCGCGGTGGCGACACCTACTGGACCGGCAAGGGCCTCGGCCGGGCCGCCCGGATCGCCGAGATCGCCGACCTGGTCGGTGACACGGAGACCCGTACCGCCGCGCTCAACGCCATCAAGAGCACGCTGACCGACTGGTTCACCGCGTCGCAGGGCAAGACCGCCAAGGTCTTCTACTACGACAAGAACTGGGGCACCATGATCGGCTACCCGGCGTCGTACGGGTCCGACCAGGAGCTCAACGACCACCACTTCCACTACGGCTACTACATCGCGGCCGCCGCCACCCTGGCCAAGTTCGACCCGGCCTGGGCCAGCACCGCCCAGTACGGCGGCATGGTGGACCTGCTGATCCGCGACGCCAACAACTACAGCCGCGAGGACACCCGCTTCCCGTACCTGCGCGACTTCGACATCTACGCCGGGCACGACTGGGCCTCCGGGCACGGCTCGTTCAACGCCGGCAACAACCAGGAGTCGTCGTCGGAGGGGATGAACTTCGCCAACGCCCTGATCCAGTGGGGGCAGGCGACCGGCAACACGGCGGTCCGTGACGCCGGCATCTTCATCTACACCACGCAGGCGGCGGCGATCCAGGAGTACTGGTTCGACGCCGACGACGAGAACTTCCCGGCCAACTTCGGCCACTCCACGGTCGGCATGGTCTGGGGAGACGGCGGGGCGTACGCCACCTGGTTCAGCGCCGACCCGGAGATGATCCAGGGCATCAACATGCTCCCGGTCACCGGCGGTCACCTGTACCTGGGCTACAACCCGGCGTACAACAAGACCAACTACGCCGAGCTGGTCCGCAACAACGGCGGCGAACCGACGGTGTGGCAGGACATCGCATGGCAGTTCCTCGCCCTCGGGGATCCGGACGCGGCGCTGAGCAAGCTGCGCGCCAACCCCGGTTACACCCCGGAGGAGGGGGAGAGCCGGGCGCACACCTTCCACTGGATCCGCAACCTCGCGGCGCTGGGCCAGGTCGACACGTCGATCACCGCCAACCACCCGCTGGCCGCGGTCTTCAACCGCAACGGTGCCCGCACCTACGTGGCCAGCAACATCACCGCCAACCCGCTGACGGTCACCTTCTCCGACGGCACCAGCCTCACGGTCGCCGCCGGAAAGACGGCCACCACCGGGGCGTCCACCTGGAGTGGCGGCAACGCGACCGGCGGGGTGGACACCACCACGCCGCCGACCACGGTCCCGCCGAGCACCACGCCGCCAGCGACGACCCCGCCGGCGACCACGCCGCCGGCGACCACGCCGCCGGCGACGACCCCGCCGGCCACCACCCCGCCGGCCACCAGCTCGCCGACGCAGTACCTGCTCGGCGGCGGGGCGATGGGCGCGGCCGCGGCCTCGGGCACCACCTCGGTGTCCAGTGCCGGGGGCGCCAACTGGGACGGCACCCCGCACAACCCGGTGGTCTTCACCTCGACCGGGCTGAACCTCACCTACACCGGTGGGCAGACCAACCTGGACCTGTTCCTCGACGCCAACCAGGCGGTCGGCAACGGCGTCCAGGCCCGGGTCTCGTACGACCTCACCGGTGACGGCACCTTCGACCGGGTGGAGACCTACCGGTACTTCCCGACCGACCCGGTGCCCGGGTGGGAGCACTACACGCAGAACCAGGGGCTGCTCTCCAGCACCGGCACGCTGGGCAACCTCGCCAACGGCACGGTGAAGGTGGAGGTCTGGTCCGCCATCGGCGTCAACCCGACCACCCTCGGCACCGGCGACCAGTCGGTCGTGAAGCTGCCGTTCTCCTGA
- the deoD gene encoding purine-nucleoside phosphorylase, protein MSTHIGAKPGEIAERVLMPGDPLRAKWIAETYLEDAKCYSTVRGMLGFTGRWNGVEVSVQGSGMGMPSASIYAHELVNDYGVKTLIRVGSCGALSEELQLRDVVAAIGSSTDSNMNRMRFDGLIDYAPVADFGLLRTSVDVAERRGIQMRVGPILAADAFYTDRPDLYDTLADYGVLAVEMESAALYTIAARFKARALTILTVSDHIKTGEKTTAEEREQTFSQMVEIGLDTVIS, encoded by the coding sequence ATGAGTACGCACATCGGCGCTAAGCCGGGAGAGATCGCCGAGCGGGTCCTGATGCCGGGCGACCCGCTGCGGGCCAAGTGGATCGCGGAGACCTACCTCGAGGACGCCAAGTGCTACTCGACGGTGCGCGGCATGCTGGGCTTCACCGGGCGCTGGAACGGCGTCGAGGTGTCCGTCCAGGGCTCGGGCATGGGCATGCCCTCGGCCTCCATCTACGCCCACGAGCTGGTCAACGACTACGGCGTGAAGACCCTGATCCGGGTCGGTTCCTGCGGTGCCCTCTCCGAGGAGCTGCAGCTGCGCGACGTGGTCGCGGCGATCGGCTCGTCCACCGACTCGAACATGAACCGGATGCGCTTCGACGGCCTGATCGACTACGCCCCGGTGGCCGACTTCGGGCTGCTGCGTACCTCGGTCGACGTGGCCGAGCGGCGCGGCATCCAGATGCGGGTGGGCCCGATCCTGGCGGCGGACGCCTTCTACACCGACCGCCCGGACCTCTACGACACCCTGGCCGACTACGGCGTCCTCGCGGTCGAGATGGAGTCGGCGGCGCTCTACACGATCGCCGCCCGGTTCAAGGCCCGGGCGCTGACCATCCTGACGGTCAGCGACCACATCAAGACCGGTGAGAAGACCACGGCCGAGGAGCGGGAGCAGACCTTCTCCCAGATGGTCGAGATCGGCCTCGACACCGTCATCTCCTGA